One part of the Dysidea avara chromosome 10, odDysAvar1.4, whole genome shotgun sequence genome encodes these proteins:
- the LOC136268848 gene encoding enolase 4-like: MAANRPLSKSELQQKLRRKAVRFFKAHDVESKLESLLNEMFAAQPSDVYGYMSEYFHSLSLEPVISGIKIREILDTSGDKAVEVDLYCTIDGVSKKVSSWVSSFGGEADVERIISTTEESLSHTLKKIPVKNQKDIDQLLEENVTSDKSLAQAVSYAAATGAAMLSKIPLYRHITIKEEAEALTPLPLLSMLAFGRHSSAKLRFSEFLLSPASTIDVIEQVQKLIVVYKNLWKTFTEKHGPSGVPITSFGAYCPVIDKVDPVLELLQESCREAGLQQDHVNIWINVTADHMFDQDKGKYELCTGVWKATDDLVNIYCDLQQAHPNIKGFINPFHSHDSTAWQKLATRLQDQECLLISGADLTDKLMYPEQLEPGSEQPQELPSVNCASLNVLNTITVSNLHHKTEKLKAVSASHTIMTDLSLIHTHSQAKDLAEMAIGLGYNYIKLGAPRGLHTTTLSTLFNRTSWSCTFQ, encoded by the exons ATGGCCGCAAACAGGCCCCTGTCTAAGAGCGAATTACAACAAAAGCTAAGAAGGAAGGCCGTCCGGTTTTTTAAGGCACACGATGTTGAATCAAAACTAGAGAGTTTGTTGAATGAAATGTTTGCAGCTCAACCGAGTGACGTATACGGATACATG TCTGAATATTTCCACTCTCTGTCACTGGAGCCAGTTATATCAGGGATTAAAATACGTGAAATATTGGATACCAGTGGAGACAAAGCAGTTGAAGTAGATCTGTACTGCACAATTGATGGAGTGTCCAAA AAAGTCTCCAGCTGGGTTTCATCATTTGGTGGCGAGGCTGACGTTGAACGTATCATTTCTACAACAGAAGAATCACTAAGTCATACATTGAAGAAAATTCCAGTCAAGAATCAAAAGGATATCGATCAATTACTGGAAGAAAATGTCACCTCTGACAAGTCCTTGGCTCAAGCAGTCTCCTATGCAGCAGCAACTGGAGCAGCTATGCTGTCAAAAATACCTCTATATAGACACATCACCATTAAAGAG GAAGCAGAGGCTTTGACTCCTCTGCCTCTACTGAGCATGTTGGCCTTTGGCAGACACAGCTCTGCCAAGCTAAGATTCTCAGAATTTCTTTTATCTCCAGCCAGCACAATTGATGTAATAGAG CAAGTACAAAAGTTGATTGTAGTCTACAAAAACCTGTGGAAGACATTCACAGAGAAACATGGA CCCAGTGGAGTACCTATAACATCATTTGGAGCCTACTGTCCTGTAATTGACAAAGTTGACCCAGTCCTGGAACTACTACAAGAATCATGTAGGGAAGCAGGTCTACAGCAAGACCACGTAAACATCTGGATTAATGTAACAGCTGATCATATGTTTGACCAG GACAAAGGTAAATATGAGCTGTGTACAGGTGTTTGGAAAGCCACAGATGACTTGGTAAATATCTACTGTGATTTACAACAGGCACATCCGAACATTAAAGGATTTATAAACCCTTTTCATAGTCAT GATTCAACTGCTTGGCAGAAGTTAGCCACAAGATTACAAGATCAAGAATGCCTGCTAATCTCTGGGGCAGACTTGACAGACAAGCTAATGTACCCAGAGCAGTTAGAGCCAGGTAGTGAACAACCACAAGAACTGCCCTCTGTTAACTGTGCCAGTCTAAATGTATTGAACACCATCACTGTATCTAATCTCCACCACAAGACTGAGAAATTGAAAG CTGTTAGTGCCAGCCATACCATCATGACTGATTTATCACTGATTCACACACACTCACAAGCAAAGGACTTAGCAGAAATG GCTATAGGTCTTGGCTACAATTACATCAAGTTGGGAGCACCCAGAGGACTCCATACAACAACTCTATCAACTCTATTTAACAGAACATCGTGGTCTTGTACATTCCAATAA
- the LOC136268843 gene encoding cilia- and flagella-associated protein 58-like — MEGEEVSKDESHTSMEDSTFENLEQDFQAVLKELMGDKSLEKFRMEYEKLHRALKKSHDSEKRLMQKCRDLNSEIVSNTSKVTAALKMSQEDRTTITSLKQEIEKLWKMVDAGHDKETKAHETINQLKMEISNLTKLVEQGAGLNFGQDSNFQELMKEKERLSKERDDQLQEITQLRTNVKETMELQKQAEEKRDEAEANMISLQEQIVVKTQDVERETRRKVKLEKEVEVLKVELEMKGSEVKQKQYQLQQAEEDHHRTEQQLKEARLTNELAMKDTDLLNVRLAKLQQDYEQQMMSSETLAGENSEKLAQLRMKEEEVSNLKQEIARIGKIRENLQRRLRNVEENKAEVERSRDTLKQTITSLEREIEQNHKQAEIEKKMYDDLQRERDILSKQLRKAEGFTEKQEHLVKIHDQTIKNLQQEIANYRDEAKKQRSLISQLERDRDRYGKDASDATQNCLQQMEEVKMKEMQLFQLKKKIVEAESKLKQQQTLYEAVCSDRNACSKNLIEARDEMTEMKRKLKIMSHQINQLKDEIASKESALVKSNMELTHIEREKEALSSELSSRKQELETTKQLVESQKAEERKLRSIINEADAERLRQKKELEQVINERDILGTQLIRRNDELALLYEKIKIQQSTMNKGEMQYRQRMEDIRILKLDIKKMRREKNILSKSVANVDDLRRELYHVQREILKERTRCKALEEELENPMNIHRWRKLEGSDPSTFEMLQKIQTLQRRLIQKTEEVVEKELLIQEKEKLYMELKHILARQPGPEVAEQLQIYQQTLKEKTKQMKSMASELNMYESHVADNKIEVERLSRELQEVKKKYFLQKKKEMSIKERERALIQTMAPPIAAQKSDMPRFTGGGFNLKQAQRTPA; from the exons ATGGAA ggtgaagaGGTTAGCAAGGATGAGAGCCATACTTCCATGGAGGACAGTACCTTTGAAAATCTGGAGCAAGATTTTCAGGCAGTCTTGAAGGAATTGATGGGAGATAAGAGTTTGGAAAAGTTCCGAATGGAATATGAGAAGCTTCATCGTGCACTGAAGAAATCACATGACAGTGAAAAGAGACTGATGCAGAAATGTCGTGATTTGAACTCTGAAATAGTATCAAATACTTCTAAAGTAACTGCAGCTCTTAAAATGTCCCAAGAAGACCGAACAACAATTACTTCATTGAAACAG GAAATAGAGAAGTTATGGAAGATGGTTGATGCTGGTCATGATAAAGAGACTAAAGCTCATGAAACGATCAATCAACTCAAAATGGAAATATCCAACCTCACAAAACTGGTTGAACAAGGTGCAGGGCTGAACTTCGGCCAAGACAGCAA CTTTCAAGAACTCATGAAGGAGAAGGAAAGGCTCTCTAAGGAAAGAGATGACCAACTGCAGGAGATTACTCAG TTAAGGACCAATGTCAAGGAGACAATGGAGCTGCAAAAACAAGCAGAAGAGAAGCGAGATGAAGCTGAAGCAAACATGATATCA TTACAAGAGCAGATTGTAGTTAAGACTCAAGATGTAGAAAGAGAGACTCGACGTAAAGTTAAGCTCGAGAAGGAGGTGGAAGTGTTGAAGGTTGAGTTAGAGATGAAGGGCAGTGAAGTGAAACAGAAACAGTATCAGTTACAACAAGCTGAAGAGGACCATCACAGAACTGAACAACAACTGAAAGAAGCAAGA ttGACAAATGAACTGGCTATGAAAGACACAGACCTGTTAAATGTGAGGCTGGCCAAACTACAGCAGGATTATGAACAACAGATGATGAGCAGTGAAACTCTTGCTGGAgagaacagtgaaaagctagctcaGCTCAGG ATGAAAGAAGAAGAGGTGTCTAACCTGAAACAAGAGATTGCAAGGATTGGAAAGATAAGAGAGAACCTTCAACGACGACTACGAAATGTGGAGGAAAACAAGGCTGAAGTTGAAAGATCTCGAGACACTCTAAAACAAACTATCACTTCATTAGAAAGAG AAATTGAACAAAACCACAAACAGGCTGAAATCGAGAAAAAGATGTATGATGATCTACAGAGGGAGCGAGACATCCTCAGCAAG CAACTACGCAAGGCAGAAGGGTTCACTGAAAAGCAAGAACATCTTGTAAAAATACATGACCAAACTATTAAGAATCTTCAACAAGAAATTGCT AATTACAGAGATGAAGCAAAGAAGCAACGTAGCTTGATATCTCAGCTGGAACGAGACAGAGATCGATATGGCAAAGATGCCTCTGATGCCACACAGAATTGCTTGCAGCAAATGGAAGAAGTGAAGATGAAAGAAATGCAACTATTTCAGCTTAAGAAGAAGATTGTAGAAGCAGAGAGCAAACTGAAACAACAACAG ACATTGTATGAGGCAGTTTGCAGTGACAGAAATGCTTGTAGTAAGAACTTGATTGAGGCTAGGGATGAGATGACTGAAATGAAAAGAAAGTTGAAGATTATGAGTCACCAGATTAACCAGCTAAAGGATGAGATTGCTTCAAAG GAAAGTGCACTTGTTAAGAGCAATATGGAACTCACTCACATTGAAAGAGAAAAGGAGGCACTGAGTAGTGAATTGTCATCACGTAAACAGGAGCTTGAGACTACCAAACAACTTGTTGAGAGCCAGAAGGCCGAGGAGCGTAAACTAAGAAGTATTATTAATGAAGCTGATGCAGAACGTCTCAGACAGAAAAAAGAACTTGAGCAG GTCATTAATGAGAGAGATATCTTAGGAACACAACTGATACGAAGGAACGATGAACTGGCCTTGTTATATGAGAAGATAAAAATTCAACAATCGACAATGAATAAGG gtgaaatGCAGTACAGGCAAAGAATGGAAGATATCAGGATATTGAAACTTGATATTAAGAAAATGAGAAGGGAAAAGAATATCCTGTCCAAGAGCGTAGCTAATGTGGATGACCTAAG GCGAGAGCTCTATCATGTGCAACGTGAGATACTTAAGGAGAGGACACGATGTAAAGCACTTGAGGAAGAGCTTGAAAACCCAATGAACATTCATCGGTGGAGAAAACTAGAG GGAAGTGATCCCAGTACATTTGAAATGCTACAAAAGATACAAACACTACAACGAAGACTAATACAAAAAACTGAAGAG GTGGTAGAGAAGGAACTGTTGATTCAAGAGAAAGAAAAACTCTACATGGAACTAAAACACATTTTGGCCAGACAGCCAGGTCCAGAAGTAGCCGAACAACTACAAATTTATCAACAAACTTTGAAGGAGAAAACTAAACAAATGAAG AGCATGGCATCAGAGTTGAACATGTATGAATCACATGTGGCAGACAACAAAATTGAAGTGGAGAGACTCTCTAGGGAACTACAAGAAGTGAAGAAGAAATATTTTCTGCAGAAGAAAAAGGAAATGTCTATAAA GGAGCGAGAGAGAGCTCTGATTCAAACTATGGCACCTCCAATTGCTGCACAAAAATCAGACATGCCAAGATTTACTGGGGGAGGTTTCAACCTAAAGCAAGCACAGCGAACACCAGCTTAA
- the LOC136268851 gene encoding nanos homolog 1-like → MLTAIKPPHFEFAEADQSEGYYPGEELYEEKVMEEPQEFHVFADYFGLFNLVKSFWLRNDAQQEAFLMEDEPRSRNNSVGSDFSSNSLDSGEYIDFGLSYLGDPFSLQTLENDENRRGKTREPPSVLLARRQAKAMAGKNAIKQEVCVFCRNNGEEESFYASHSLKDSEGRVTCPVLRAYTCPICGANGDEAHTIKYCPQNQSKSITSNNTSTTNLKRLPISGNKKK, encoded by the coding sequence ATGTTGACCGCCATTAAGCCACCACATTTTGAATTTGCAGAAGCTGATCAGTCTGAAGGCTATTACCCCGGAGAGGAGTTGTATGAAGAAAAAGTGATGGAAGAACCACAAGAATTTCACGTGTTTGCGGACTACTTTGGCCTCTTCAACTTAGTTAAAAGCTTTTGGCTACGAAATGATGCCCAGCAAGAGGCGTTCTTGATGGAAGATGAACCGCGCTCCAGGAACAACAGCGTTGGATCAGACTTCTCATCAAACAGTCTAGACTCAGGCGAATACATTGATTTTGGACTATCTTATCTTGGCGACCCGTTCAGTTTACAGACACTAGAAAATGATGAGAATCGCAGAGGAAAAACAAGAGAGCCGCCATCTGTGTTGTTAGCAAGGAGACAGGCAAAGGCCATGGCTGGAAAGAATGCTATCAAGCAAGAGGTATGTGTGTTTTGTCGGAACAACGGCGAAGAGGAGAGCTTCTACGCTTCGCACTCGCTCAAGGATTCTGAAGGAAGGGTAACCTGTCCTGTGCTAAGGGCGTATACTTGTCCGATTTGTGGCGCTAATGGAGACGAAGCTCATACGATTAAATATTGCCCACAAAACCAGTCAAAAAGTATTACCTCCAACAACACTAGCACTACAAACCTCAAGCGACTTCCAATTAGTGGAAATAAAAAGAAATAA